One window of the Endomicrobium proavitum genome contains the following:
- the aroQ gene encoding type II 3-dehydroquinate dehydratase yields MKKILIINGPNINMLGSREPGIYGNATLADIEKAISSLAKELKVEVEFFQSNHEGEIVDKIQSVKDKVFAIVINPAAFTHTSVAIRDAISAIAAPAIEVHISNVYSREEFRHKSYIAGVCIGQIAGFGVDGYLFALKKLASL; encoded by the coding sequence ATGAAAAAAATATTGATAATAAACGGCCCCAACATAAACATGCTCGGCTCTCGCGAACCCGGAATTTACGGCAACGCTACGCTTGCCGATATTGAAAAAGCAATAAGTTCGCTTGCCAAAGAATTGAAAGTTGAAGTTGAGTTTTTTCAGTCTAACCACGAAGGCGAGATAGTTGATAAAATTCAATCCGTAAAAGATAAAGTTTTCGCTATTGTAATTAATCCGGCGGCGTTCACGCACACGTCGGTGGCAATAAGAGACGCAATTTCCGCAATAGCCGCGCCTGCAATTGAAGTGCACATTTCCAACGTCTATTCAAGAGAAGAGTTTCGCCACAAATCTTACATCGCCGGCGTATGCATAGGTCAAATTGCCGGTTTCGGAGTTGACGGCTACCTCTTCGCCCTAAAAAAATTAGCTTCGCTGTAA
- a CDS encoding cold-shock protein, whose amino-acid sequence MAQGKVKWFNDQKGYGFISNDDGSGDVFAHYSAIQSDGFKSLAEGDSVEFEVVNSDKGPKAANIKKI is encoded by the coding sequence ATGGCACAAGGCAAAGTAAAGTGGTTTAACGACCAGAAAGGTTACGGATTCATTTCTAACGATGACGGATCAGGCGACGTATTTGCACACTATTCAGCAATTCAGTCTGATGGTTTCAAATCGTTGGCAGAGGGCGACAGCGTTGAATTTGAAGTTGTTAATTCAGACAAAGGTCCTAAAGCAGCAAACATAAAAAAGATCTAA
- the serS gene encoding serine--tRNA ligase — MLDIKVIRDDVQKVTKAMQSRNQNINFDILLGWDDERKTVITQTEQMRLKRNQESEEIGKLKRAGKEPSAELLSEINELRDKIQQQEKHLLSIESRIEDFLLSVPNIPDESVPVGKDEKDNKVVRVVGEPAKLSFKAKHHWEIGENLGILDFEAASKISGSRFAVLKNEGCALERAIISFFLDEHKKKGYGEIMTPYLVNRLSMRGTGQLPKFAEEAFKCADDDLYLIPTAEVPVTNIYREEVLEESGLPKKYVSYSACFRREAGSYGKDTKGLIRNHQFNKVELVKFVRPEDSMQELESLVADAGNVLEKLGLAYRVSLLSTGDTGFSSSKTYDLEVWLAGDGAYREISSCSNFKDFQARRMNIKYKNAATKKRDFLHTLNGSGVAVGRTFAAILENFQTEDGSVVVPEALRKYTGFDIIVKK, encoded by the coding sequence ATGTTAGACATTAAAGTTATCAGAGATGACGTCCAGAAAGTTACAAAAGCCATGCAGTCAAGAAATCAGAACATAAATTTTGACATTCTGCTTGGGTGGGATGACGAAAGAAAAACCGTTATAACGCAAACCGAACAAATGAGGCTTAAAAGAAATCAGGAGTCCGAAGAGATAGGCAAGCTTAAAAGAGCCGGCAAAGAGCCGTCTGCGGAGCTTCTAAGCGAAATTAACGAGCTTAGAGATAAAATCCAGCAGCAGGAAAAACATCTTCTCTCAATAGAAAGCCGTATTGAAGATTTTTTACTTAGCGTGCCCAATATTCCCGACGAAAGCGTTCCCGTCGGCAAGGACGAAAAAGACAACAAAGTTGTCCGCGTTGTCGGCGAGCCTGCGAAACTTTCTTTCAAAGCCAAACACCACTGGGAGATAGGCGAAAATCTCGGAATACTTGATTTTGAAGCCGCTTCAAAAATATCCGGCTCAAGATTTGCGGTTTTAAAAAACGAGGGCTGCGCTCTTGAAAGAGCGATAATAAGTTTTTTCTTAGACGAGCACAAGAAAAAAGGTTACGGCGAAATAATGACGCCGTATCTTGTAAACCGCTTGTCTATGAGAGGCACGGGGCAGCTTCCGAAATTTGCGGAAGAAGCGTTTAAGTGCGCCGACGACGATTTGTATTTAATTCCTACGGCGGAAGTTCCGGTAACAAATATTTACAGAGAAGAAGTTTTGGAAGAAAGCGGTCTTCCTAAAAAATATGTTTCTTACTCGGCGTGTTTCAGGCGAGAGGCGGGCTCTTACGGCAAAGATACGAAAGGGCTTATAAGAAATCACCAGTTTAATAAAGTGGAACTTGTAAAATTTGTCCGTCCGGAAGATTCCATGCAGGAGCTTGAATCTCTTGTTGCCGACGCGGGAAACGTTTTAGAAAAACTCGGACTTGCTTACAGAGTGTCTCTTCTTTCAACCGGCGACACAGGCTTTTCATCGTCTAAAACTTACGATCTTGAAGTGTGGCTTGCCGGCGACGGCGCTTACAGAGAAATTTCGTCATGCTCTAACTTTAAAGATTTTCAGGCAAGAAGAATGAATATAAAATATAAAAATGCGGCGACCAAAAAAAGAGATTTTCTCCACACGCTCAACGGTTCCGGCGTGGCGGTAGGCAGAACTTTTGCGGCGATACTTGAAAACTTTCAAACAGAAGACGGCAGCGTGGTTGTTCCCGAAGCGCTTCGCAAGTACACGGGGTTTGATATAATAGTTAAAAAGTAA
- a CDS encoding OmpA family protein — translation MINAIKIFTIVFVISFVCAGALFAKEYVSDSATSAAAVKAGSKIIIPGFYFDKENSSNASLKKRVKNVAAQIKKVKFSKVIVEGYADNSGTSSQSLKNSKSRANFVRKELIKNGIPAKKVTIKSFGSVNPLASNGDDQGRMLNRRVELLLVR, via the coding sequence ATGATAAACGCAATAAAAATTTTTACAATTGTCTTTGTAATTTCTTTTGTTTGCGCCGGCGCGCTTTTTGCAAAAGAGTACGTTTCGGATTCCGCAACTTCCGCCGCTGCGGTTAAAGCCGGCTCAAAAATTATAATTCCCGGATTTTATTTTGATAAAGAAAACTCTTCAAACGCAAGCTTGAAAAAGCGCGTTAAAAATGTTGCAGCCCAAATAAAGAAGGTAAAATTTTCAAAAGTTATAGTTGAAGGGTATGCGGATAATTCCGGAACTTCTTCCCAAAGTTTAAAAAATTCAAAATCAAGAGCGAATTTTGTCCGCAAAGAACTTATAAAAAACGGAATTCCCGCAAAAAAAGTTACCATAAAATCTTTTGGCTCCGTAAACCCCTTGGCAAGCAACGGCGATGACCAAGGCAGAATGCTCAATCGCCGCGTTGAACTCCTTCTTGTCCGCTAA
- a CDS encoding glucosaminidase domain-containing protein, with protein MRYFSIAALFLVAGIFLFSCSSDKAQGAFVKVEHFKEMVELCKEHGLDAKVIRETKKAPRFFFKNLPQDFAKTENEQLRNEMFIHAIGPIILLANENIAKDREKLIKLSNQYSITSEEEEWLTALQKEYEAEHLSISELIERVDIVPVSLAIAQAAQESWWGTSRFALEGNAFFGEHINNTSGMLPKEHSKKITWSVKKFPSIYRSVRSYADKINRVDAYKELRDIRAAARKAGRPILGFELAQGLGHYSEQGDKYITYIQAVITKNNLEDLDRVRLVK; from the coding sequence ATGCGGTATTTTTCAATTGCAGCTTTATTTTTGGTTGCCGGAATATTTCTTTTTTCGTGCAGCTCCGACAAGGCGCAAGGCGCTTTTGTAAAAGTTGAACATTTTAAAGAAATGGTTGAGCTTTGCAAAGAGCACGGACTTGACGCTAAAGTAATACGCGAAACAAAAAAAGCCCCAAGATTTTTCTTTAAAAATTTGCCCCAAGATTTTGCAAAAACCGAAAACGAGCAGTTAAGAAATGAAATGTTTATTCATGCTATCGGTCCGATTATTTTGCTTGCTAATGAAAATATAGCAAAAGACAGAGAAAAACTTATAAAGCTGTCAAATCAGTATTCCATTACTAGCGAAGAGGAAGAGTGGCTTACGGCTTTGCAAAAAGAGTATGAAGCAGAACATTTGTCTATATCTGAACTTATAGAAAGAGTTGATATTGTTCCCGTGTCTCTTGCCATAGCGCAGGCGGCGCAGGAATCTTGGTGGGGAACGTCCCGCTTTGCGCTTGAAGGCAATGCTTTTTTCGGCGAACATATAAACAATACTTCAGGCATGCTTCCAAAAGAGCACTCAAAAAAAATAACGTGGTCTGTTAAAAAATTTCCGTCAATTTACAGATCCGTTAGAAGTTATGCGGATAAAATTAATCGCGTGGACGCATATAAAGAATTAAGAGATATTAGAGCAGCCGCAAGAAAAGCAGGACGTCCTATTTTGGGTTTTGAACTTGCGCAAGGTCTTGGACATTATTCCGAGCAAGGCGACAAATATATAACTTACATACAAGCTGTTATAACTAAAAATAATCTTGAAGATTTAGATCGCGTGCGTCTTGTAAAATAA
- the folD gene encoding bifunctional methylenetetrahydrofolate dehydrogenase/methenyltetrahydrofolate cyclohydrolase FolD codes for MNIIDGKKISDAKRAEIKERVSKITKETGKVPGLATILVGENPASQVYINSKIKACENAGIKSFHRTLPANSSKEEIISLIKNLNADSQIDGILLQLPLPDNSFAQDCINAISPLKDVDGLHPFNAGLLNLSKNWQELIDKNVLLSCTPSGVIHLLHASKIEIAGKTAVVIGRSNLVGKPLSMMLLANDATVIMAHSKTKNLKEVCKNADIVVAAIGKAKFVTKEFIKDGATVIDVGINRVDGKLYGDVDFESLTNANVFVTPVPGGVGPMTITMLLENTLKAFNNRK; via the coding sequence ATGAATATAATTGACGGCAAGAAAATTTCCGACGCTAAACGGGCGGAAATTAAAGAAAGAGTTTCAAAGATAACAAAAGAAACGGGAAAGGTTCCCGGACTTGCGACAATTTTAGTCGGAGAAAATCCGGCAAGTCAGGTTTATATAAACTCTAAAATAAAAGCTTGCGAAAACGCAGGGATAAAATCTTTCCACCGCACGCTGCCGGCAAACTCCTCAAAAGAAGAAATTATTTCTCTTATAAAAAATCTAAACGCAGATTCCCAAATAGACGGAATTTTGCTGCAGCTTCCTCTGCCGGACAATAGTTTTGCGCAAGACTGCATAAATGCAATAAGTCCTTTAAAAGACGTTGACGGACTTCACCCTTTTAACGCCGGTCTTTTAAACCTTTCAAAAAACTGGCAGGAGCTTATTGATAAAAACGTTTTGCTTTCATGCACTCCGTCGGGCGTAATACATCTTCTGCACGCTTCAAAAATAGAAATAGCGGGAAAAACCGCGGTTGTTATAGGACGCTCTAACCTTGTGGGCAAACCTCTTTCAATGATGCTTCTTGCAAACGACGCAACGGTAATTATGGCGCATTCCAAAACTAAAAATTTAAAAGAAGTTTGCAAAAACGCAGACATTGTGGTTGCCGCTATAGGCAAAGCTAAATTTGTTACCAAAGAATTTATAAAAGACGGCGCAACGGTAATAGACGTGGGCATTAACAGAGTTGACGGAAAGCTTTACGGCGACGTAGATTTTGAATCGTTAACAAACGCAAACGTTTTTGTTACTCCCGTTCCCGGAGGAGTGGGGCCTATGACTATAACCATGCTTTTGGAAAACACTTTAAAAGCGTTTAACAACAGAAAATGA
- a CDS encoding M48 family metallopeptidase yields the protein MESIEFDGVKALIIRKKIKNAYIKIKSSGEVVITAPLRYPSVLIERFFGRKLGWIKKRKAAVLARPAKIKNLYIDGEHVELFGKKYALNVYNAKKSYVVLNCDSICLYVKDGAGYDKKKKAMDAFYKKQLENIVPAFINKWLLEIRAVAPAPITLCFKSMKSKWGSCRVNERKITLNTELAKKSVRCAEYVCAHEVLHLRQIRHNKDFKDFMKRAFPDWKALEEELK from the coding sequence ATGGAAAGCATTGAGTTTGACGGCGTTAAAGCTTTAATAATAAGAAAGAAAATAAAAAACGCGTATATAAAAATAAAATCTTCCGGCGAAGTCGTTATAACTGCGCCGTTAAGATATCCGTCGGTGCTTATAGAAAGATTTTTCGGCAGAAAACTCGGCTGGATAAAAAAACGCAAAGCCGCCGTTTTAGCGCGCCCGGCAAAAATTAAAAATTTGTATATCGACGGAGAACATGTTGAATTATTCGGCAAAAAATACGCGCTTAACGTTTACAATGCAAAAAAATCCTACGTTGTTTTAAATTGCGATTCAATATGTTTATACGTTAAAGACGGCGCGGGATACGATAAAAAGAAAAAAGCCATGGACGCTTTTTATAAAAAACAATTAGAAAATATTGTTCCGGCGTTTATAAATAAATGGCTTCTGGAAATACGCGCCGTGGCGCCTGCTCCAATAACTCTCTGTTTTAAAAGTATGAAAAGCAAATGGGGCAGTTGCAGAGTAAACGAAAGAAAAATTACTCTTAACACCGAACTTGCGAAAAAATCCGTCAGATGCGCGGAGTATGTATGCGCGCACGAAGTTTTACATTTGCGCCAAATACGTCACAATAAAGATTTCAAAGATTTTATGAAACGGGCTTTCCCCGACTGGAAAGCGCTTGAGGAAGAGTTGAAATGA
- a CDS encoding acetyl-CoA carboxylase biotin carboxyl carrier protein codes for MNPQEIKAFLKSVKETDIEELEYQSGEDSLYFKKSAAEFDAAPAAQAAAEQVVAEEEKSSIVAITSATVGTFHAAGSDKSQVIKEGSSVEPGKKVGQIEAMKIIKDVVSKVKGKVVKVSVANGASVEYGQELFLVDTSK; via the coding sequence ATGAATCCGCAGGAAATAAAAGCTTTTTTAAAGTCTGTTAAAGAAACCGATATTGAAGAACTTGAGTATCAAAGCGGCGAAGATTCTTTGTATTTCAAAAAGAGCGCCGCAGAGTTTGACGCCGCGCCCGCTGCGCAGGCCGCGGCAGAGCAGGTTGTCGCAGAAGAGGAAAAATCTTCTATTGTCGCAATAACTTCTGCCACAGTGGGCACTTTTCACGCCGCCGGCAGCGACAAAAGCCAAGTTATTAAAGAAGGTTCGTCGGTAGAGCCGGGCAAAAAAGTCGGGCAAATTGAAGCTATGAAAATTATAAAAGACGTAGTTTCAAAAGTTAAAGGCAAAGTTGTGAAAGTTTCAGTTGCAAACGGCGCGTCGGTGGAATACGGACAGGAATTATTTTTAGTTGACACAAGCAAATAA
- a CDS encoding glucosaminidase domain-containing protein, which yields MRFFTLSLVVILTTILTGCFALHKKDLHNNFFVASSYAQMERICEKYGDEPDKMRLEKKAPLLLFKGFPPDFPQQDLSLRKKIFIQAVLPVALAVNREIMSKREKLILLSKKSSLSSSDERWISEVKDEYGGQSLSLEELIKRVDVIPASLVLAQGAHETAWGSSRFLVEGNALFGEWVWDSSGIIPLGRPEGQNYSIKSFASIYDCARSYADKLNRLDAYAKFRTLRANLRAENAPLSGTVLAEGLENYSGEGKAYINKIKSQIAENGLSDFDEVVLK from the coding sequence ATGCGATTTTTTACGTTATCGCTTGTCGTTATTCTAACAACAATTTTAACAGGCTGTTTTGCACTGCATAAAAAAGATTTGCATAATAATTTTTTTGTGGCTAGTTCTTACGCGCAGATGGAGCGGATTTGCGAAAAATACGGCGACGAGCCGGATAAAATGCGTCTTGAAAAAAAAGCTCCGCTTTTGCTGTTTAAAGGTTTTCCGCCGGATTTTCCGCAGCAGGATTTATCGCTTAGAAAGAAAATATTTATACAAGCGGTGCTTCCGGTGGCGCTGGCTGTAAATCGGGAGATAATGTCAAAAAGAGAAAAGCTTATACTTTTAAGTAAAAAATCTTCGCTTTCTTCTTCGGATGAACGCTGGATTTCCGAAGTTAAAGACGAATACGGCGGACAATCGCTTTCTTTGGAAGAGCTTATAAAAAGAGTTGACGTTATTCCTGCGTCTCTTGTTCTTGCTCAGGGCGCGCACGAAACGGCTTGGGGCAGCTCAAGATTTTTAGTGGAAGGAAACGCGCTGTTTGGCGAGTGGGTTTGGGATTCGTCGGGAATAATTCCGCTTGGCAGACCCGAGGGGCAAAATTATTCCATAAAAAGTTTTGCGTCTATTTACGATTGCGCCCGAAGTTATGCCGATAAACTCAACCGTCTTGACGCTTATGCAAAATTTAGAACGCTGCGCGCAAATTTAAGAGCTGAAAATGCGCCGCTTTCCGGAACGGTTCTTGCCGAAGGTTTGGAAAATTATTCCGGCGAAGGCAAGGCTTATATCAATAAAATAAAGTCGCAAATAGCGGAAAACGGTTTATCTGATTTTGACGAAGTTGTATTAAAATAA
- a CDS encoding GIY-YIG nuclease family protein, translating into MKYVYILTDINYPENYYTGITSYLKRRLSEHNSINHKHSQQFQPWEIKCYFAFKNHKQAADFKQYLKTSSGRFFCKKHF; encoded by the coding sequence ATGAAGTATGTATATATTCTTACCGATATTAACTATCCAGAAAATTACTACACAGGCATAACTTCCTATTTAAAACGCAGACTCAGCGAGCATAATTCAATTAATCATAAACATTCTCAACAATTTCAGCCTTGGGAAATAAAATGTTATTTTGCATTTAAAAACCATAAGCAAGCGGCTGATTTTAAACAATACTTAAAAACTTCTTCCGGCAGATTTTTCTGTAAAAAACATTTTTAA
- the aroB gene encoding 3-dehydroquinate synthase: MQTIKVRLKTNPYNILISESSADFVAAFKKVFRAKNIFIVTDSNVAKIHLKSFSDILKKAGFQTSFAVIPAGESGKSIASLSSLYDKALKAGLDRKGCVIALGGGVVGDVAGFFAATYMRGVKFVQAPTTLLAMTDSSVGGKTAVNTSGGKNIAGTFYQPSFVWINSFYLATLDERQLKNGLAEVVKYAFTFDKNFYDYLQDVLEKGIIGADEFNYMIFKSCSYKARVVEKDEKEVTGVRAVLNFGHTLAHAIETFTKYKKFLHGEAVAAGMLYAAKLSLDLKLCGKETFLQVKELLTAAGFVFNFKNLNALKLLELMKKDKKSVNASLRFVLLKDIGKSISDAEVKDGAALKTLKEFLRENK; encoded by the coding sequence ATGCAAACAATAAAAGTCAGGCTTAAAACCAATCCTTATAATATTTTAATTTCAGAGTCCTCGGCGGATTTTGTAGCCGCTTTTAAAAAAGTTTTCCGCGCGAAAAATATTTTTATAGTTACGGATTCCAACGTCGCTAAAATTCACTTAAAATCGTTTTCGGATATTTTAAAAAAAGCTGGGTTTCAAACTTCTTTTGCGGTTATACCCGCCGGCGAAAGCGGCAAAAGCATAGCGTCTTTAAGCTCTTTGTATGATAAGGCTCTTAAAGCGGGGCTTGACAGGAAAGGTTGCGTTATAGCTTTGGGCGGCGGAGTTGTCGGCGACGTTGCGGGGTTTTTTGCGGCAACGTATATGCGCGGCGTTAAATTTGTTCAGGCGCCTACTACGCTTCTTGCCATGACGGATTCTTCCGTCGGCGGAAAAACTGCCGTAAATACTTCCGGCGGAAAAAATATTGCCGGAACTTTTTATCAGCCGTCTTTTGTGTGGATAAACTCTTTTTACCTTGCCACGCTTGACGAGCGTCAGCTAAAAAACGGTCTTGCCGAAGTTGTAAAATACGCCTTTACTTTTGATAAAAATTTTTACGACTATCTTCAAGATGTTTTAGAAAAAGGCATTATCGGCGCGGACGAATTTAACTATATGATTTTTAAAAGCTGCTCTTACAAAGCGCGCGTCGTTGAAAAAGACGAAAAAGAAGTTACCGGCGTTCGCGCGGTTTTAAATTTCGGACATACCTTGGCGCACGCAATTGAAACTTTTACAAAATATAAAAAATTTCTTCACGGAGAAGCCGTGGCCGCCGGAATGCTTTACGCGGCAAAACTTTCTCTCGATTTAAAATTGTGCGGCAAAGAAACGTTTCTGCAGGTAAAAGAGCTTTTAACCGCCGCCGGATTTGTTTTCAACTTTAAAAACTTAAATGCTCTCAAACTTTTGGAACTTATGAAAAAAGATAAAAAATCCGTAAACGCGTCTTTACGTTTTGTATTATTAAAAGATATAGGAAAAAGCATTTCGGACGCGGAAGTTAAAGACGGCGCGGCTTTAAAAACGCTTAAAGAATTTTTGAGGGAGAATAAATGA
- the accC gene encoding acetyl-CoA carboxylase biotin carboxylase subunit, with translation MFKKVLIANRGEIACRVIRACRELGVKTVAIHSDVDRESMHVKLADQSICVGPASATESYLNIPSIIAAAEISGADAIHPGYGFLAENTYFAEVCEACGIKFIGPDKESIEKMGDKITAIELMKKAGVPVVPGSNGPVNADDAKLFSLAKKIGYPVIIKATAGGGGKGMRIVNAESELKNAIAMAQAEAKASFSNPEVYMEKYIEEPHHIEFQVLGDRFGKVAYLPERDCSIQRRHQKLVEESPSPLISSALRKKMGKAAKNAAAAVKYVTVGTVEFLVDKKGHFYFMEMNTRIQVEHPVTEMITGIDLVKEQIRLAAGEKLSFNSEKIKILGHAIECRINAEDPDKDFIASPGKIGKLYLPGGPGIRVDTHVYSGYTIPPFYDSLIAKVIALGADREEAIDRMSRALREVEIEGIKNTSSLHGKIMTNEHYRKGSVATDFLPKYIFGR, from the coding sequence GTGTTTAAAAAAGTTTTGATTGCAAACAGAGGCGAAATAGCCTGCAGAGTAATAAGAGCCTGCAGAGAGCTTGGCGTTAAAACGGTGGCAATTCATTCCGACGTTGACAGAGAAAGCATGCACGTGAAACTTGCCGATCAGTCTATATGCGTTGGTCCGGCAAGCGCAACCGAAAGTTATTTAAATATTCCAAGCATAATAGCGGCTGCTGAAATTTCCGGCGCGGACGCAATTCACCCGGGATACGGGTTTTTAGCCGAGAACACATATTTTGCGGAAGTCTGCGAAGCCTGCGGAATTAAATTTATAGGCCCTGATAAAGAGTCAATAGAAAAAATGGGCGATAAAATTACCGCAATAGAGCTTATGAAAAAAGCCGGCGTTCCCGTGGTTCCGGGCTCTAACGGACCGGTAAACGCAGACGACGCAAAGCTTTTTTCGCTTGCAAAAAAAATAGGCTATCCCGTAATAATTAAAGCAACTGCGGGCGGCGGCGGAAAAGGCATGAGAATAGTTAACGCCGAAAGCGAATTAAAAAACGCAATTGCCATGGCGCAGGCGGAAGCCAAAGCGTCTTTTAGCAACCCCGAAGTTTACATGGAAAAATATATTGAAGAGCCGCACCACATAGAGTTTCAGGTGCTTGGCGACAGATTCGGAAAAGTGGCGTATCTTCCCGAGAGAGATTGTTCTATACAAAGAAGACATCAAAAACTCGTTGAAGAAAGTCCGTCTCCGCTAATAAGTTCTGCGCTTAGAAAAAAAATGGGCAAAGCTGCAAAAAACGCAGCCGCAGCCGTAAAATATGTAACCGTCGGCACGGTTGAATTTCTTGTTGATAAAAAAGGACATTTCTATTTTATGGAAATGAACACAAGAATTCAGGTAGAACATCCGGTAACGGAAATGATTACCGGTATAGATCTTGTAAAAGAGCAGATAAGGCTTGCCGCCGGTGAAAAACTTTCGTTTAATTCGGAAAAAATAAAAATACTCGGACACGCTATAGAATGCAGAATAAACGCCGAAGATCCGGATAAAGATTTTATTGCGTCCCCCGGAAAAATCGGCAAACTGTATTTGCCCGGAGGTCCCGGAATAAGAGTTGACACGCACGTTTATTCCGGATATACAATTCCTCCTTTTTACGACAGCTTAATAGCTAAAGTTATTGCGCTTGGCGCAGACAGAGAAGAAGCTATAGACAGAATGTCGCGCGCATTAAGAGAAGTAGAAATTGAGGGCATAAAAAATACGTCTTCTCTTCACGGCAAAATTATGACAAACGAACATTACCGCAAAGGTTCCGTAGCCACGGACTTTTTGCCAAAATATATTTTCGGACGCTAA
- a CDS encoding M24 family metallopeptidase, with the protein MLNKIKALQEKYKTEGEAFLFTNQKETFYLSGAEFDGFWIFACRQTIYVVCSKMTQNQMKEFFAGQNAEIIAGAPFSAQTAKAAKDNAVKRIITDAKYISAADFIVLQKKLAANNIELCAKTGVLDNLRIVKTSEEIANLRKACEIVSQVCQTVKEEIKAGMTELDVCYRVLELFAQNKVKESFTPIVAAGENSANPHHASSNRKIRENDIIMMDIGCVYKGYCSDLTRTYFLGKINTKFREIWDIVKESQSAVLKAIKAGLPVSWADKTARNVIDAAGYKDNFIHTTGHGVGIEIHEMPLLAYNAEGVFLSSTAVTVEPGIYLAGEFGVRIEDTILITENGCEILTSAPYK; encoded by the coding sequence ATGTTAAATAAAATTAAAGCTCTGCAGGAAAAATACAAAACCGAAGGCGAAGCTTTTCTTTTTACAAATCAAAAAGAAACTTTTTATTTATCCGGCGCGGAGTTTGACGGGTTTTGGATTTTTGCCTGCAGGCAAACAATTTACGTTGTATGTTCAAAGATGACGCAAAACCAAATGAAAGAATTTTTTGCCGGACAAAATGCGGAAATAATTGCCGGCGCTCCGTTTAGCGCGCAGACTGCCAAAGCTGCAAAAGACAATGCCGTAAAACGCATAATTACGGATGCAAAGTATATAAGCGCCGCGGATTTTATAGTTTTGCAAAAAAAGCTTGCGGCAAACAATATAGAGCTTTGCGCAAAAACCGGCGTTTTGGATAATTTGCGTATTGTAAAAACAAGCGAAGAAATTGCAAATTTAAGAAAAGCGTGCGAAATTGTTTCTCAAGTTTGCCAAACGGTTAAAGAAGAAATTAAAGCCGGTATGACAGAGCTTGACGTTTGCTACAGGGTTCTTGAACTTTTCGCGCAAAACAAAGTAAAAGAAAGCTTTACTCCCATAGTGGCAGCGGGTGAAAATTCCGCAAACCCGCATCACGCAAGCTCAAATCGCAAAATTCGGGAAAACGATATAATAATGATGGATATCGGCTGCGTGTATAAAGGTTACTGTTCGGATTTGACACGAACATACTTTTTAGGTAAAATTAATACGAAATTCAGAGAAATTTGGGATATTGTAAAAGAGTCCCAAAGCGCTGTTTTGAAAGCAATAAAAGCCGGCTTGCCCGTATCTTGGGCAGACAAAACCGCAAGAAACGTTATAGATGCGGCCGGATATAAAGATAATTTTATTCACACTACCGGACACGGGGTGGGAATAGAAATTCACGAAATGCCTTTGCTTGCATATAATGCCGAAGGCGTTTTTTTAAGCTCCACGGCTGTAACGGTTGAGCCCGGAATTTATCTTGCCGGAGAGTTCGGCGTTAGAATAGAAGACACAATACTTATAACAGAAAACGGCTGCGAGATTTTAACGTCCGCTCCGTATAAATAA
- the efp gene encoding elongation factor P, translating to MVSTSDFKNGLNILVDGEPYQITWFQNHKPGKGGAVMRVKLRHLKKGGTVERTFKSGEKFEALTVSRQKKQFLYKEGENFNFMDMNSYEQISVAPVLLGEMANFLKENLEVEAVYLENELIGIDLPLIIEMKIAESEPGIKGDSVSNMTKMAKLETGADIRVPLFIKEGDRVKVDTRTGEYVERVS from the coding sequence ATGGTTTCAACATCAGATTTCAAAAACGGACTTAATATTTTGGTTGACGGCGAGCCCTACCAAATTACGTGGTTTCAAAACCACAAACCCGGCAAAGGCGGAGCCGTAATGCGCGTAAAACTTCGCCATCTTAAAAAAGGCGGCACGGTAGAACGCACTTTTAAAAGCGGTGAAAAATTTGAAGCTTTAACCGTTTCCCGTCAAAAGAAACAGTTTCTCTACAAAGAAGGCGAAAATTTTAATTTTATGGATATGAATTCATACGAGCAAATAAGCGTTGCCCCCGTATTGCTTGGAGAAATGGCAAACTTCTTAAAAGAAAATCTTGAAGTTGAAGCCGTTTATCTTGAAAACGAACTTATAGGCATAGACCTGCCGCTGATTATAGAAATGAAAATTGCAGAATCGGAGCCCGGCATTAAAGGCGACTCTGTTTCCAACATGACAAAAATGGCAAAACTTGAAACCGGCGCGGATATTCGCGTTCCTCTTTTTATTAAAGAGGGCGACAGAGTGAAAGTTGATACTCGTACAGGCGAATACGTAGAAAGAGTCTCATAA